Sequence from the Ictalurus furcatus strain D&B chromosome 25, Billie_1.0, whole genome shotgun sequence genome:
taaatgttttgcatGACTAATTAGAAGCTATCGTGGCACTCCTATAGTACACTTTATTATTAGTGACTTTTAAATTGATCCATTTTTTAATCATATCCAACACGTACACAAGTGAATGCTTTCGTTTCTTCTTTCTTATATGTTTAGCTAATTATTTCACCACTTTAATATCTAATCTAatgcattaattcattcataatgTAAACTAACGCTGTCTTTGCCTCTGTCATACATTTCATTGATTGCAGTGATCAAACACTAAACAGTTTACTGATTGATTTTCTAAGCTAATATGTGTCATTCTGATTTTTACCACAAAGGTTTTCCTACAGGAGCTGCTGGACCTACAGTGAATACTCTTGCACCTACAAACAGTACAAGTGTTCCAGGAAACCTAACAGAAAGTCAAGATGGGGCTAATCTTTCAGTCGGAGATAACCAGACCTCAAGAGCATCCAGTACAACACTATCTGATACCGTCACCACATCTCTGCCCAAAGGCGTGACTAAACCGAGCACATCGGCTCCCTCTACACGCTCCCAGACTCTTTCTGCCTCCACTAGGCCTCAGATTACCACCAGCCTATTGGCAACAACCACTCGAAGCAGGAGCAAGTCCTCAACTGTTACCACCAAAGACATATCTGCtccaaccaccaccaccactacaactacctcatccaccaccactaccactatcCAGACCACAGAGCATAGCAGCACTCCTGTCCAGGCTAAAGCTCTTGCAGGCACCCCTTCTGAGCTGAACGTTGGAGACAACACTGAATGtgagtgtaatttttttttttttttaatattcagttCCACATGCATAACCTTATAGGGtgaaaaatgagaaatgtagtgtgtgtggacACAGCTGTTGATAATTCAGTGTGCACTTGTTCTCTTATCGCTGTTTTGATTTGCTTGGGCTTCTTCTGTTGCAGCATGGATTCTCTCTTTGTTCTCGAGTGTGCCAGTGTGTGCTCGACTATTTGTTCTAACATGATGAATGGAGTAGCCTCCTATTCATCACCCTATTATCACAGTGCAgcgacacacacagagagacacacacacccctctttttttctttttttttgtaactctCCAAAAAACCTATAGTGAGCACTTAGGAAAAGCTGATTGTGTGTGGAGAACAGTAGTGTGATTATAATCTTGGAGGCTTTGAGGCTAGCCTGAGCCAAGGACATCTTTATGCTGACAAAACAAGTGAACAGACTGAGCTTTATTCCCTTGCCAACTTGTATCAATatagcacatacacacacgcttatatacaaaaaaaaaaaaatatatatatatatatatatatatatatatatatatatatatatatatatatatatatatatatatatatatatatatactcactgTGCATGCCAATGCACAGTATGTGGGTAAAGAGTACCTGCTTGCTCAGTTATGCAGTGTGTCTGTGGAGAAAGTGTACCTCATGCATACACAGGCTGAGCAGGGCAGGGTTAATAAAGTAGACCACATTTCCACTGTAGGGCCTATGATTACCAGGACCACCCTGTCTTATTCCAGACCGGAAAAATGACGAAACCGCTGTGGCAATCTGAGAATACTCGTTGCATGTCGCGCCAGTCAAATTCTGGAAAACAGCCAAAATTAATGACGAATCAcgtcttgatttttttttatgtcaataATGTACATCGACATCTCTGCTTTTAGAAAACATGCATATATTTGACTAAAAACGATATGGAAATGTTTGTATTTAGATTACTTTGTAACCTTGCCTTGGCTTTCagcctggggaaaaaaaggctgggtaaggagccagtttaacgaACGTAGTGGTAAATGCATTCAGTCTGATGATTAAAAAATTGCTATTTAAGTGTGGctttttcacatgttcatgttaTGCTTTGGTTAAGTTTTTGATAAGATGCATGCCATAATGAAATTGACTTAAGCCTAAGCAAATCGGTTTGTAACCAGATATCACAGTATTCACCTcgtcataaacaaacaaaaaaaaaaacagagaaaagtgctttcacactctacacatccatccatctatccatccatccatccatcaatcttctgtactgcttatcctacgcaTGGCcgtgggaagcctggagcctatccctgggaactTGGGGCATAAAGCCAacctatcacacacacattcacacacttattaacacactacggacaattcgaaaatgccagtcagcctacagcgcatggctttggactgagggaggaaacccagGTACCCGGCGGAAACCtttgaagcacagggagaacatgcactctgcgcacacacaggAGGTGTGGGAGGTGGGAGATCCCCCAGCCTCGagggtgcaaggcaaacgtgctaaccattaagccattGTGTCCCCCACTCTATACAgatgaaaaatataaaatctttaaataacttaataaaaagacattaataacaaGAAATGTAGCCAACAAAACAGAACTCAGTAAACGATTCGGCAATTATTTCCCAGACGAAAGAGACCTGTGACTGAGATCCGTCGATTTACCTTAAATCCCACGAGTGACCTTTACCTCAGGTGGTAATGTGGATGATGCTAatcagggctctacggtaacaatttcttttaggaccgcttgtgctcctaattacaaaaatttaggagcacagtcaaaaattttggAGTACGGttgaagttttgttttttgggtttttttttttgttgttttttttagagatggtaacgttaatgtgcgttatattgtggcacaagtaggcatgagaaaacttgagcttgtcaattatgaccgAATCTAGG
This genomic interval carries:
- the LOC128600859 gene encoding uncharacterized protein LOC128600859 isoform X2, translated to MVLLLYKGEDDSSSPAHLPNFTMPSTSSPPQRSSTAKPESFSRPTLLSASSEEDSRATADLSANDTLSQSYNDTVNSTVAPGFPTGAAGPTVNTLAPTNSTSVPGNLTESQDGANLSVGDNQTSRASSTTLSDTVTTSLPKGVTKPSTSAPSTRSQTLSASTRPQITTSLLATTTRSRSKSSTVTTKDISAPTTTTTTTTSSTTTTTIQTTEHSSTPVQAKALAGTPSELNVGDNTEYSNTSMDPLLAGLVSVFVVTAAIVSLLIFLKFRHRNERPEFRRLQDLPMDDMMEDTPLSMYSY